Proteins encoded by one window of Chryseobacterium aquaeductus:
- a CDS encoding CocE/NonD family hydrolase gives MKNWSLFYLMKITLLIVVLYSSNFHSQKLYFKKIEFENPEFENKILTLNKELLKIYNEKDSLKYLDNHLRFQMLNGDKEGALSTINKLRLFFKNSYPDYSRIAAIQFEIFILARKENNTNDIKTDYEKIFKEKYRKLPIQSKVLIPYSFKYKKGHNKKEINKILRDSIVQDSISLKNAILLCKNYNTLITIENTFSIAEGLVKNLDEEEFLVRDSIIIKTKKGNELSLGFIKYKKEENKVPAILNFSIYNKLKFDSAERINTMKGYVIVNAFSKGVYLSKDEIAPFKFETEDVNEVINWIIKQPWSNGKVGMIGGSYDGFSQWAATKNIHQALKTIIPYVSVGFGIDFPMENNVFNTYMIRWSEYVMKSRYSEYDDSSNNKWIKLVNKLYKKGVEFKKLDILNGNNDPIFQEWLKHPSFDKFWQSKIPYKKDFAKINIPILTFTGYFDDDQRGAMYYYNEHHKYNKNPNHYLVIGPYDHFGAQGSIKNNMRGYIIDSTANIDIDKLSYEWFDYILKGKEKPKFLKDKINYQVMATNQWKNAPSIDKISNKKLKLFLSNYKLLETKPISNYISQKIDLSNRKDTLQNFDRYKILDSVIDSRILNEKLIFESNKFDHPFEINGSFIGNIKTSINKKDIDITIKLFESMPNGKYFLLSSYLGRASYAKNKEKRQLLTPDRIEEIPIHNTYFVSKKIEKGSKLIVVLGVNKTPYEQINYGTGKDVSEETIADAKEPLEIKWYNDSYIEIPIMQE, from the coding sequence ATGAAAAATTGGAGTCTTTTTTATTTAATGAAAATAACACTATTAATTGTGGTATTATATTCATCAAATTTTCATTCACAAAAACTTTATTTTAAGAAAATAGAATTCGAAAATCCAGAATTTGAAAATAAAATCCTTACTTTGAATAAGGAGCTTTTAAAAATATATAATGAAAAAGATTCTTTAAAATATCTGGATAATCATCTTAGATTTCAAATGCTGAACGGTGATAAAGAAGGAGCATTAAGCACTATAAATAAATTACGCCTTTTTTTTAAAAACTCTTATCCTGATTATTCAAGAATAGCTGCAATTCAATTTGAGATCTTTATTTTAGCCAGGAAAGAAAATAACACAAATGATATTAAAACTGATTACGAAAAAATATTTAAAGAAAAATACAGAAAACTACCTATACAATCTAAGGTTTTAATTCCATATTCATTTAAATATAAAAAGGGGCATAATAAAAAAGAAATCAATAAAATTTTAAGAGACAGTATTGTACAAGATAGCATATCTCTTAAAAATGCAATTTTACTATGTAAAAATTATAATACTCTTATAACTATTGAAAACACATTTTCAATAGCAGAAGGTCTTGTAAAAAATTTAGATGAAGAAGAATTCTTAGTAAGAGATAGTATCATCATAAAAACAAAAAAAGGAAATGAACTTTCATTGGGTTTTATAAAATATAAAAAAGAAGAAAACAAAGTTCCTGCAATATTAAACTTTAGTATTTACAATAAATTAAAGTTTGACTCCGCTGAAAGAATAAACACTATGAAGGGCTATGTTATTGTAAATGCATTCAGCAAAGGAGTTTACTTAAGTAAAGATGAAATAGCACCATTTAAATTTGAAACAGAAGATGTAAATGAAGTAATTAACTGGATTATAAAACAACCTTGGAGTAATGGAAAGGTTGGGATGATAGGTGGAAGTTATGATGGTTTCAGCCAATGGGCTGCCACCAAAAATATACATCAAGCCTTGAAAACAATAATTCCATATGTATCTGTAGGCTTTGGAATAGATTTTCCAATGGAAAACAATGTTTTTAATACTTACATGATTAGATGGTCAGAATATGTTATGAAAAGTAGATATTCTGAATATGATGATTCAAGTAATAATAAATGGATAAAACTTGTTAACAAATTATATAAAAAAGGAGTCGAATTTAAAAAATTAGATATTTTAAATGGAAATAATGATCCTATTTTTCAAGAGTGGCTAAAACATCCTTCTTTTGATAAGTTTTGGCAATCTAAAATTCCATACAAAAAAGACTTTGCAAAAATTAATATTCCAATTTTAACTTTTACAGGATATTTTGATGATGATCAACGAGGTGCCATGTATTATTATAACGAACATCATAAATATAACAAAAACCCAAACCACTATTTAGTTATTGGTCCTTATGATCATTTCGGTGCTCAAGGAAGTATAAAAAATAATATGAGAGGGTATATAATAGATTCAACAGCTAATATTGATATAGATAAGTTATCTTATGAATGGTTCGATTATATCTTAAAAGGAAAAGAAAAACCTAAATTTCTAAAAGATAAAATAAATTATCAGGTAATGGCGACTAACCAATGGAAAAATGCGCCAAGTATTGATAAAATTAGCAATAAAAAATTAAAGTTATTTTTAAGTAATTATAAATTATTAGAAACCAAACCTATATCAAATTATATTTCTCAAAAAATCGATTTATCAAATCGAAAGGATACATTACAAAATTTTGATAGATATAAAATATTGGATAGCGTAATTGACTCTAGGATTTTGAATGAAAAATTAATTTTTGAAAGTAATAAATTTGATCATCCCTTCGAAATAAATGGTAGTTTTATTGGAAATATCAAAACTTCTATTAATAAAAAAGATATTGATATAACAATAAAGTTATTTGAATCAATGCCAAATGGCAAATATTTTTTATTATCAAGCTATTTAGGTCGAGCAAGTTACGCTAAAAACAAAGAAAAAAGACAACTATTAACACCTGATAGAATAGAAGAAATTCCCATTCATAATACTTATTTTGTAAGTAAAAAAATAGAAAAAGGAAGTAAATTGATTGTTGTTTTGGGAGTGAATAAAACACCTTATGAACAAATCAACTACGGCACAGGAAAAGACGTAAGCGAAGAAACAATTGCGGATGCAAAAGAACCGTTGGAAATAAAGTGGTACAACGACAGTTACATTGAAATTCCTATAATGCAGGAATAA
- a CDS encoding prolyl oligopeptidase family serine peptidase, with the protein MKNIFLLVGLLFSHIIFAQYNYPSTPEKAVVDDYFGTKITDNYRWMEDLKSPEVQSWFKNQAEYSHNMIDKIPHRENLFNRMKEVQKMSGDSFEIIQQRQGLYFYTKTKKSENLSKLYSRDLSTGKETLIFDPRTLGKNTQITNFTVDSKGKKIAILFSKSGGEICNLRILDLTTKKLLADEIGPIWSEFTFEFTQDDKAIMYTKMSTADPDSNMLLKDMKAMLHIIGTDVKTDKILASREDYPELNALTEQFTSVYFTDDYKYVVLRLSSVKSESPIFIAPYSELTKKKINWKQIVKPSDDITDIFISGDKLFLLTHKDAPNYKITLTSLLKPDFNNAKTVVPESKDAVIISIHNSKNYLYYSLGNGIIRDKYQVNINTLARKKADFPTGVNSSLSLNPRENDNIYCYNVNWLTPLTTYEYNPEKGKIIKSKYFNSESNYPDYNKLYTVKEVEVKSHDGIMVPLSIMYPKNIKMNGDNPAYITGYGGYGISYEPYFSARLSVLMEQGVVIAVAHVRGGGEKGEEWHKAGMKANKPNTWKDFIACSEYLVNQKYTSPSKLIGNGVSMGGVLIGRAITERPDLFAVAIAEVGMTNALRSETTANGPNQIPEIGTIQNEEDAKHLLEMDAQSKVKKGVKYPAVIVRTGMNDSRIVPWEPGKFAAVLQKNSGSEKPVLLYVNYENGHFTSDVDVVFKEYSDIFAFALWQVGHPDYQPKENTK; encoded by the coding sequence ATGAAAAACATTTTTTTACTTGTAGGTTTATTGTTTAGCCATATAATTTTCGCTCAGTACAACTATCCTTCAACGCCTGAGAAAGCTGTTGTTGATGATTATTTCGGAACAAAAATCACAGACAATTACCGTTGGATGGAAGATCTCAAAAGTCCGGAGGTACAGTCATGGTTTAAAAATCAAGCAGAGTACAGCCACAATATGATTGATAAAATCCCACATCGAGAAAATCTTTTCAACCGTATGAAAGAGGTACAAAAGATGAGTGGCGATTCCTTCGAGATCATCCAGCAAAGACAAGGCTTGTATTTTTATACAAAAACCAAGAAAAGTGAGAATCTTTCAAAACTCTATTCAAGAGATCTTTCTACAGGAAAGGAAACCCTAATCTTTGACCCGAGAACCCTTGGTAAAAACACGCAGATCACCAATTTTACCGTTGATTCAAAAGGAAAAAAAATTGCCATATTATTCTCAAAATCAGGTGGAGAGATCTGCAACCTTAGAATTTTAGACCTTACCACAAAAAAATTGTTGGCTGACGAAATCGGACCGATCTGGAGCGAGTTCACTTTTGAATTCACACAAGATGATAAGGCAATCATGTATACCAAAATGAGCACCGCAGATCCCGACAGTAATATGCTTTTAAAAGACATGAAAGCAATGCTTCATATTATAGGAACTGATGTAAAAACAGATAAAATACTAGCTTCCAGAGAAGACTATCCGGAACTGAATGCTTTGACAGAACAATTTACAAGTGTTTATTTTACAGATGATTATAAATATGTTGTTTTGAGATTAAGTTCTGTAAAATCTGAAAGCCCGATTTTTATAGCACCCTATTCCGAATTAACAAAGAAAAAAATCAACTGGAAACAGATTGTCAAACCTTCGGATGATATTACAGATATATTTATTTCCGGAGATAAGCTTTTTTTGCTTACCCATAAAGATGCTCCGAACTATAAAATTACCCTTACAAGCCTTTTAAAACCCGACTTCAATAATGCAAAAACAGTTGTGCCTGAAAGCAAAGATGCGGTTATTATAAGTATTCATAATTCTAAAAATTATCTATATTATTCATTAGGAAATGGTATTATAAGGGATAAATATCAAGTCAATATCAATACATTGGCAAGAAAAAAAGCCGATTTTCCTACCGGAGTAAATAGCTCCCTTTCACTCAATCCAAGAGAAAATGATAATATTTATTGTTATAATGTTAATTGGCTAACTCCTTTAACAACTTATGAATACAATCCTGAAAAAGGAAAGATTATAAAGAGTAAATATTTCAATTCCGAATCAAACTATCCAGATTATAATAAACTTTATACAGTAAAAGAAGTAGAAGTAAAAAGTCATGACGGAATAATGGTTCCTCTATCTATTATGTATCCTAAAAATATAAAAATGAATGGAGATAATCCTGCATATATTACGGGATATGGCGGTTATGGGATTTCTTATGAGCCTTATTTTTCGGCAAGACTTTCTGTTCTGATGGAGCAAGGTGTTGTAATTGCTGTTGCTCATGTAAGAGGTGGTGGTGAAAAGGGAGAAGAATGGCACAAAGCAGGAATGAAGGCGAATAAACCCAATACATGGAAAGATTTTATCGCCTGTTCAGAATATTTGGTTAATCAGAAATATACGTCTCCGTCAAAACTCATCGGAAATGGTGTAAGTATGGGCGGAGTGCTTATTGGAAGAGCAATTACAGAAAGACCAGATCTATTTGCCGTTGCTATTGCTGAAGTAGGCATGACAAATGCTTTACGTTCTGAAACTACTGCTAACGGACCCAACCAAATCCCCGAAATAGGGACTATACAAAATGAAGAAGATGCCAAGCATTTACTTGAAATGGATGCCCAAAGTAAAGTAAAAAAAGGAGTGAAATATCCCGCAGTAATTGTACGTACCGGAATGAACGATTCTAGAATTGTACCTTGGGAACCAGGAAAATTTGCAGCCGTATTGCAGAAAAATTCAGGCTCTGAAAAACCGGTTCTATTGTATGTAAATTATGAAAACGGTCATTTCACAAGTGATGTAGATGTTGTTTTCAAAGAATATTCAGATATTTTCGCATTTGCTCTATGGCAAGTTGGTCATCCAGATTACCAGCCAAAAGAAAACACAAAATAA
- a CDS encoding thiopeptide-type bacteriocin biosynthesis protein yields MIEKRKFAPGTEWLYLKIYTGIKTSDLILEEKITPIIEYFQTNNYILKWFFIRYHDPKPHLRVRFRLNNPEDYTVVLNKINEELQEFTNSAEISNISVEMYTREIERYGQNTIEEAETLFHLNSEFTLLCLPYDDEDKLIFCVFYINEMLNKLDIKIHEKLMWIKNFNDAFKEEFNADKNLNSQLDKKYREFKPKLMNFIQSDEFSDERNAIILHIEECASVLQNILQQHQNQSLEVSLQSFFQSIFHMNINRLFVSNQRLFEMIIYDYLLRYYKSLNFHELQRNLSF; encoded by the coding sequence ATGATAGAAAAGAGAAAATTTGCTCCAGGAACAGAATGGCTCTATCTGAAAATTTACACAGGAATAAAAACTTCCGACCTGATTTTGGAAGAAAAAATAACACCCATAATAGAATATTTCCAAACAAATAATTACATCTTAAAATGGTTTTTCATTCGCTATCATGACCCAAAACCGCATTTGAGAGTACGATTTCGTTTAAATAATCCTGAAGATTACACAGTTGTTCTCAACAAAATAAACGAAGAACTTCAAGAGTTTACAAATAGCGCAGAAATTTCAAATATTTCAGTTGAAATGTATACTAGAGAAATTGAGCGATACGGACAAAACACCATAGAAGAGGCCGAAACGTTATTTCATTTAAACAGTGAATTTACTTTGCTGTGTTTGCCATACGATGATGAAGATAAGTTGATATTCTGTGTTTTTTATATTAATGAAATGCTGAATAAGCTCGATATTAAGATTCATGAAAAGCTTATGTGGATCAAAAATTTTAATGATGCATTCAAAGAAGAATTTAATGCCGATAAAAATCTCAACAGCCAATTAGACAAAAAATACAGAGAATTTAAACCGAAATTAATGAACTTCATCCAATCTGATGAGTTTTCGGACGAAAGAAATGCAATTATTCTTCATATTGAAGAGTGCGCTTCTGTACTGCAAAATATTCTTCAGCAGCACCAAAACCAATCTTTGGAAGTTTCTTTACAAAGTTTCTTTCAAAGCATATTTCACATGAATATCAACAGACTTTTTGTTTCCAATCAAAGATTGTTCGAAATGATTATTTATGATTATTTGTTGAGGTATTATAAATCATTGAATTTTCATGAACTTCAGAGAAACTTGTCATTTTAA
- a CDS encoding PA0069 family radical SAM protein gives MQNENIIKGQGAQRNVINRFDKYTFEPEDEDFENIKTSFTEVFPKSIVNQVKSDDLPMQYSMNPYQGCEHGCSYCFARPTHEYWGYSAGIDFERKIMVKKNAPELLEKFFRKRGYKPEPILLSGNTDCYQPAERQFEITRQLLQVCLDYRHPVNVLTKNALVLRDLDILKKLAEQNLVSVSLSIPTINEDLRRKMEPRTSTSKNKLKAIEVLSENKIPVNIMVAPVIPGLNSDESLAILKAVSEAGAISFGYTLVRLNDTVEPVFVKWIEASFPDRAQKVLNLIKSMRGGKLGEKRYFERQKGEGNIAEMIHHTFKIGKKKYFEGKEFPKLSTDGFTGTKEQQLRFF, from the coding sequence ATGCAGAACGAAAATATCATAAAAGGACAAGGCGCCCAGCGAAATGTGATCAACCGTTTCGATAAATATACTTTTGAACCTGAAGACGAAGATTTTGAAAATATAAAAACTTCCTTCACCGAAGTTTTCCCGAAAAGCATTGTGAATCAGGTGAAAAGTGACGATTTACCGATGCAGTATTCTATGAATCCTTATCAGGGATGTGAGCACGGCTGTTCGTATTGTTTTGCCAGACCCACCCATGAATATTGGGGTTACAGTGCAGGAATTGATTTTGAAAGAAAAATAATGGTCAAGAAAAATGCTCCGGAATTACTAGAGAAATTTTTCAGAAAAAGAGGCTACAAACCTGAACCTATTTTACTCTCCGGAAACACAGATTGCTATCAGCCTGCCGAGCGACAATTTGAAATCACCAGACAATTGCTGCAAGTGTGTCTAGATTACAGACATCCTGTCAATGTTCTGACAAAAAATGCATTGGTGTTGCGAGATTTGGATATTTTAAAAAAGCTGGCAGAGCAGAATTTGGTTTCAGTCTCTTTGAGTATTCCTACGATCAATGAAGATCTGCGAAGAAAAATGGAACCGAGAACGAGCACGTCTAAAAATAAACTGAAAGCTATAGAAGTTCTTTCCGAAAACAAAATTCCGGTCAATATAATGGTTGCGCCAGTCATTCCCGGACTGAACAGTGATGAATCTTTGGCAATCTTAAAGGCTGTTTCTGAAGCAGGAGCCATAAGTTTCGGTTATACTTTGGTGAGATTGAATGATACCGTAGAACCTGTTTTTGTAAAATGGATTGAGGCAAGTTTCCCAGACAGAGCACAAAAAGTTTTAAATTTAATCAAATCAATGCGTGGCGGAAAATTGGGCGAAAAAAGATATTTTGAAAGACAGAAAGGCGAAGGTAATATCGCAGAGATGATTCACCATACTTTCAAGATAGGAAAGAAAAAGTATTTTGAAGGCAAAGAATTCCCGAAACTTTCTACTGATGGTTTTACAGGAACAAAAGAGCAGCAGCTAAGATTTTTCTAA
- a CDS encoding lantibiotic dehydratase family protein has product MPQFPYRFFEEYIDRTPIFSHKNLRQKFNTDEISDLHLKEICEDLVFQEAIYLASPNLHKELKNCLDSEKELSSSQHQKLKNTILKYYTRMSTRCTPFGLFSGVGLGKFSNETLKQSYQETKNKQQKTDNQQQSTDNQLRDTKLDMHLLVSLAKTLEKNPDIKNQLQYFPNNSIYKVGKKIRYVEYEYKEGKRDYIISSAPLSEELQQVLDFTKYGKTISETAKILITEEITHEEAKEFLEELIDNQVLVSELEPNVSGYDFLDVLISVLNKIEAKNETKVLVSIKEKLNQVDLHFGNLVSLYLEIEEQIATFKTDYEQKYLFQTDLYFKDEFNISTHWKKEIKKGLTFLNKITSLSKDTPFEHFKKAFYERFETQEMPLSYVLDTEIGIGYLQNKNGKGIHPYIEDLKLPSSQQKQNLNIQLTPFQRKLNEKLQEALVENEFTISLNDDDLKDFEEKWHDLPHTLSIMAEIISENNQEKLCIGSVGGSSAANLLGRFCSEKSSIQHLAKEITKKEAEYNSDEILAEIIHLPEARIGNIIRRSTLRQYEIPYLATSVLPEENQILVDDLYISLKNDRISLRSKKLNKEIKPCLTNAHNYQHNALPVYHFLCDFHSQNTRTGLYFNWGGLSQIHKFLPRIEYKNIILSKAQWNITEKDIASLDSMLHDKNEFLSKMKIWRNKRQVPHWIQWIKSDNTLPMNLENYDLAKIFVQTIKSEKSITIEEFLYDENDDFRREFIFPMYKEKKEKS; this is encoded by the coding sequence ATGCCCCAATTCCCTTATCGCTTTTTTGAAGAGTATATTGATCGTACTCCAATATTTTCACATAAAAACTTAAGACAAAAATTTAATACTGATGAAATTTCAGATCTTCATTTAAAAGAAATTTGCGAAGATTTAGTTTTTCAGGAAGCAATCTATTTGGCATCTCCAAATTTACATAAAGAATTAAAAAACTGTTTAGATTCAGAAAAAGAATTATCCTCAAGTCAACACCAAAAACTTAAAAACACAATTCTAAAATACTATACAAGAATGAGTACGAGATGTACCCCATTCGGACTATTTTCAGGAGTTGGCTTGGGGAAATTTAGTAATGAAACTTTAAAGCAGTCTTATCAAGAAACTAAAAATAAGCAACAAAAGACCGACAACCAACAACAATCAACTGACAACCAATTGCGTGATACAAAATTAGATATGCACTTGCTTGTCTCTCTTGCAAAGACTTTGGAGAAAAATCCGGACATCAAAAATCAACTTCAATATTTCCCCAATAATAGTATTTACAAAGTCGGGAAGAAAATTCGCTATGTTGAGTACGAATATAAAGAAGGAAAAAGGGATTATATTATTTCATCTGCTCCACTTTCTGAAGAGTTGCAGCAGGTATTAGATTTTACAAAATATGGTAAAACCATTTCAGAAACGGCAAAAATTCTTATCACTGAAGAAATAACCCACGAGGAAGCAAAAGAGTTCCTAGAAGAACTGATTGACAATCAGGTTTTGGTAAGTGAACTTGAACCCAACGTTTCAGGATATGATTTTTTGGATGTTCTTATTTCTGTACTTAATAAAATTGAAGCTAAAAATGAGACTAAAGTTTTAGTTTCAATAAAAGAAAAACTAAATCAAGTAGATCTACATTTTGGGAATTTGGTTTCTTTATACTTAGAAATTGAAGAGCAGATTGCCACTTTTAAAACAGATTATGAGCAAAAATATCTTTTTCAGACAGATCTATATTTTAAAGATGAATTTAACATCTCAACTCATTGGAAAAAAGAGATCAAAAAAGGATTGACTTTTCTGAACAAAATCACATCACTAAGCAAGGACACACCTTTTGAACATTTTAAAAAAGCTTTCTATGAGCGATTTGAGACTCAGGAAATGCCTTTATCTTATGTATTAGATACAGAAATCGGAATTGGCTACCTTCAAAACAAAAATGGCAAAGGAATTCATCCCTATATAGAAGATTTGAAACTTCCTAGTTCTCAACAAAAACAAAACCTCAATATTCAATTAACACCATTTCAAAGAAAACTTAATGAAAAATTGCAGGAAGCTTTAGTAGAAAATGAATTTACGATTTCATTAAATGATGATGACTTAAAGGATTTTGAAGAGAAATGGCATGATTTGCCGCACACTTTATCCATTATGGCAGAGATCATTTCTGAAAATAATCAAGAGAAATTATGCATTGGAAGTGTCGGTGGAAGCAGTGCAGCAAATCTTTTGGGAAGATTTTGTTCGGAAAAATCTAGTATTCAACATTTAGCAAAAGAGATTACAAAAAAAGAAGCCGAATACAATTCTGATGAGATTTTAGCAGAAATCATTCATCTTCCTGAAGCCAGAATAGGAAATATTATCAGAAGATCAACGCTTAGACAATATGAAATTCCATATTTAGCAACGTCTGTTTTACCGGAAGAGAACCAAATTCTTGTTGATGACCTTTATATTTCTTTGAAAAATGACAGAATATCATTGCGTTCAAAAAAACTGAATAAGGAAATAAAACCTTGCTTGACCAATGCACATAATTATCAACACAATGCTTTGCCGGTTTATCATTTTTTATGTGATTTTCATTCACAAAATACCCGAACAGGTTTGTATTTCAATTGGGGAGGTCTTTCTCAGATTCATAAATTTCTTCCAAGAATAGAATACAAAAACATTATTTTATCAAAAGCCCAATGGAATATTACAGAAAAAGATATTGCATCATTAGATTCAATGCTGCACGATAAAAATGAATTCCTTTCAAAAATGAAGATATGGCGAAACAAAAGACAAGTTCCGCACTGGATTCAGTGGATAAAATCTGACAATACGTTACCGATGAACTTAGAGAATTATGATCTGGCAAAAATTTTTGTACAGACCATAAAAAGTGAAAAGTCAATCACTATTGAAGAGTTTTTGTATGATGAAAATGACGATTTCAGACGTGAATTTATTTTCCCGATGTACAAAGAGAAAAAAGAAAAGTCATGA